From Rubrivirga sp. SAORIC476, a single genomic window includes:
- a CDS encoding VOC family protein — translation MLRFLPLAALLTLGACQSTAPMQAAPAPPVGLDHAALHVADLGESVAFYEQVFGLEEIPAPGDPTVIRWLGLGPAQLHLIHYDGDVPPTTKAVHFALRVADFDALVARVADLGVPYSDWPGAPATVSVRGDGIRQIYVQDPDGYWIEVNNVR, via the coding sequence GTGCTCCGCTTCCTTCCGCTCGCCGCCCTTCTGACCCTCGGCGCTTGCCAGTCGACAGCCCCCATGCAGGCGGCTCCAGCCCCACCGGTTGGGCTGGACCACGCCGCGCTGCACGTCGCCGACCTCGGCGAGAGCGTGGCCTTCTACGAGCAGGTGTTCGGACTGGAGGAGATCCCCGCGCCGGGCGACCCGACGGTGATCCGCTGGCTCGGCCTCGGGCCTGCACAGCTCCACCTGATCCACTACGATGGGGATGTGCCGCCGACCACGAAGGCCGTTCACTTCGCCCTCCGCGTGGCCGACTTCGACGCGCTGGTGGCGCGCGTCGCCGACCTCGGCGTGCCGTACTCCGACTGGCCGGGGGCTCCGGCGACGGTCAGCGTCCGCGGCGACGGCATCCGCCAGATCTACGTCCAGGACCCCGACGGGTACTGGATCGAGGTCAACAACGTCCGGTAG
- a CDS encoding endonuclease/exonuclease/phosphatase family protein has protein sequence MRSLLLLAGLALSACASAPPPAPTVPVRVMSFNIRVDVASDGENAWPNRVDAVAATIREADVVGVQEATPAMLATLDGELPAYTRYGVGRDADGGGEQGAILYRTDRFDRIDGGTFWLSPTPGVAGSQGWDAALPRIATWARLRDRQSGRSFVIVNTHFDHMGETARRESARLVVARAQGLADGAPLAVIGDLNADDDSEVARTFGAALRDTRLVAETPAAGGHATWNAFGTATDDRRIDYVFVSEGVRVLEAATLDRTIGDVLGTENPRLPSDHHAVTATLAL, from the coding sequence ATGCGCAGCCTCCTTCTGCTCGCCGGGCTGGCACTCAGCGCGTGCGCCTCCGCCCCGCCGCCCGCCCCGACCGTGCCGGTCCGCGTGATGAGCTTCAACATCCGGGTCGACGTGGCGTCGGACGGCGAGAACGCATGGCCGAACCGCGTCGACGCTGTGGCCGCGACGATCCGAGAGGCGGACGTGGTGGGCGTTCAGGAGGCGACCCCCGCCATGCTGGCGACGCTCGACGGCGAGCTCCCCGCCTACACCCGCTACGGCGTCGGCCGCGACGCCGACGGCGGAGGCGAGCAGGGCGCGATCCTCTACCGCACCGACCGGTTCGACCGCATCGACGGCGGCACCTTCTGGCTCTCGCCGACGCCAGGCGTCGCGGGCAGCCAGGGCTGGGACGCCGCCCTTCCCCGCATCGCGACGTGGGCTCGCCTCCGCGACCGGCAAAGCGGGCGCTCGTTCGTGATCGTGAACACGCACTTCGACCACATGGGCGAGACGGCTCGGCGCGAGAGCGCACGGCTGGTCGTCGCCCGCGCGCAGGGACTCGCCGACGGTGCCCCGCTGGCGGTCATCGGCGACCTGAACGCCGACGACGACTCCGAGGTGGCCCGCACGTTCGGCGCTGCGCTCCGCGATACGCGTCTCGTGGCCGAGACTCCCGCGGCGGGCGGTCACGCAACCTGGAACGCCTTCGGGACCGCCACCGACGACCGGCGCATCGACTACGTGTTCGTGTCCGAGGGCGTCCGCGTGCTGGAGGCCGCGACGCTGGACCGCACCATCGGCGACGTGCTCGGGACGGAGAACCCGCGCCTACCCTCCGACCACCACGCCGTCACGGCGACGCTCGCGCTCTAG
- the bla gene encoding subclass B1 metallo-beta-lactamase: MLRLGLLLALLVTGCASAPDAVSPSPPTTYPTGADVEPGQIKLVPLRPGVWAHVSTFRFEDGTVYPSNGLVVRDGDSVYLVDTAWGEEATVALLAAIDAEIGLPVRGVVSTHFHDDRVEGADVFRSRGIPVFASSMTRRLAAEEGNAVPSDSLAGLTVPGANVRLGPLDVFYAGPGHTRDNLVVYVPEAGILAGGCAVHEASRTHAGNVADADLDAWPVSLRRVRDRYPEADLVVPGHGPPGGRELLDHSIEVVEAAGD, encoded by the coding sequence ATGCTCCGCCTCGGTCTTCTCCTCGCCCTGCTGGTCACCGGCTGCGCGTCGGCGCCCGACGCAGTCTCCCCGAGCCCGCCGACGACGTACCCGACCGGGGCCGATGTCGAGCCAGGCCAGATCAAGTTGGTCCCGCTCCGCCCCGGAGTCTGGGCACACGTCTCGACGTTTCGCTTCGAAGACGGCACCGTCTACCCTTCCAACGGCCTGGTGGTGCGGGACGGCGACAGCGTGTACCTCGTCGACACGGCATGGGGCGAGGAGGCGACGGTCGCGCTCCTGGCGGCCATCGACGCCGAGATCGGGCTGCCGGTCCGAGGCGTGGTCTCGACGCACTTCCATGACGACCGGGTCGAAGGCGCCGACGTGTTCCGCTCACGCGGCATCCCGGTCTTTGCGTCGTCGATGACCCGTCGGCTCGCCGCCGAGGAGGGCAACGCGGTCCCCTCGGATTCGCTGGCCGGGCTGACCGTCCCCGGAGCGAATGTCCGGCTGGGCCCGCTGGATGTGTTCTACGCGGGTCCGGGCCACACGCGGGACAACCTCGTCGTGTACGTCCCCGAGGCGGGCATCCTGGCGGGAGGGTGTGCCGTCCACGAGGCCAGCCGGACGCATGCCGGCAACGTGGCGGACGCCGACCTCGATGCCTGGCCGGTGTCGCTGCGCCGGGTCCGCGACCGCTACCCCGAGGCGGACCTCGTGGTGCCGGGCCACGGGCCGCCCGGAGGTCGCGAGTTGCTGGATCACTCGATCGAGGTGGTCGAGGCCGCGGGCGACTAG
- a CDS encoding DUF2007 domain-containing protein — protein sequence MTRVFSHPDPSITHLVLNRLQQEGIDGVIRGLAVGRGMGEIPPIAAWSEVWVAGDPTAEAVQTVISEVTSASPPDADWTCACGETMEGQFATCWACGAEAPMVPS from the coding sequence ATGACCCGCGTCTTCAGTCATCCCGACCCCTCGATCACGCATCTGGTCCTGAACCGCCTTCAGCAAGAAGGCATCGACGGGGTGATCCGCGGGCTGGCGGTCGGGCGCGGCATGGGCGAGATTCCGCCGATCGCGGCGTGGTCGGAGGTCTGGGTCGCAGGCGACCCCACAGCCGAGGCGGTCCAGACCGTCATCTCGGAGGTGACCTCCGCCTCTCCCCCGGACGCGGACTGGACGTGCGCCTGTGGCGAGACCATGGAGGGCCAGTTCGCGACCTGCTGGGCCTGCGGCGCGGAGGCCCCGATGGTTCCCTCCTAG
- a CDS encoding bifunctional 2-polyprenyl-6-hydroxyphenol methylase/3-demethylubiquinol 3-O-methyltransferase UbiG, which translates to MREYDQIADWYTIARNPEVGIPDLESFARHLPPGAKVLDIGCGDGVPVSQFLVRAGAEVVGLDSSPEMVARFRAALPSVPVRCERVQAASFEAASFDGVAAWGVLFHLSAPDQRAVIESMAEWLKPGGRVLFTSGAEAGGTESEMDGVTFHYVSLGAEQYRAALDRAGLVLESDRPDAWDNHVYVARKPVADASAL; encoded by the coding sequence GTGCGCGAGTACGACCAGATCGCCGACTGGTACACGATCGCTCGGAATCCCGAAGTCGGCATCCCCGACCTGGAGTCGTTCGCGCGCCATCTGCCGCCCGGCGCGAAGGTGCTCGACATCGGCTGCGGCGACGGCGTCCCGGTCTCACAGTTCCTGGTCCGGGCGGGCGCCGAGGTCGTCGGGCTGGACAGTTCCCCGGAGATGGTCGCGCGCTTCCGAGCCGCCCTTCCCTCTGTCCCCGTCCGATGCGAGCGGGTCCAGGCCGCGTCGTTCGAGGCCGCGTCGTTCGACGGGGTCGCGGCGTGGGGCGTCCTGTTCCACCTGTCGGCGCCCGACCAGCGTGCTGTGATCGAGTCGATGGCCGAGTGGCTGAAGCCCGGCGGGCGGGTCCTCTTCACGTCCGGCGCGGAGGCCGGGGGGACAGAGAGCGAGATGGACGGGGTGACCTTCCACTACGTCTCGCTCGGCGCCGAGCAATACCGCGCGGCGCTCGACCGGGCCGGGCTGGTGCTGGAGTCCGACCGTCCCGACGCATGGGACAACCACGTCTACGTGGCCCGGAAGCCGGTCGCCGACGCCAGCGCCCTGTAG
- a CDS encoding GNAT family N-acetyltransferase gives MPRSRLHVLPDPFAEGLPVLSGARVRLRAVRPSDDPDLLAVFGDATHLRYWSHGPLADLDAARTYREGIEAGTRDRAFFQWALTRPEADRLVGTVTLADWDRTNRRIEVGFILHPDAKGQGLASDAVRTVLAFAIDTLGVHRVEADVDPDNAASIRLLTGLGFVFEGRLRDRWFTFFDEWKDTAMYGLLAPDLIRGTT, from the coding sequence ATGCCTCGTTCCCGCCTCCACGTTCTGCCCGACCCCTTCGCCGAGGGCCTACCGGTACTGAGCGGCGCCCGCGTCCGGCTCCGCGCCGTCCGCCCGAGCGACGACCCCGACCTGCTGGCCGTCTTCGGCGATGCGACGCACCTCCGTTATTGGAGTCATGGGCCGCTCGCTGACCTCGACGCGGCCCGTACCTACCGCGAGGGCATCGAGGCGGGCACTCGGGACCGGGCCTTCTTTCAGTGGGCCCTCACGCGCCCCGAGGCGGACCGGCTCGTCGGCACGGTCACGCTCGCCGACTGGGACCGGACGAACCGGCGCATCGAGGTCGGCTTCATTCTCCACCCGGACGCGAAAGGCCAGGGGCTCGCCTCGGACGCTGTCCGCACGGTGCTCGCCTTCGCCATCGACACGCTCGGCGTCCACCGCGTCGAGGCGGACGTCGACCCGGACAACGCGGCCTCGATCCGCCTGCTCACCGGGCTGGGGTTCGTGTTCGAGGGGCGCCTCCGCGACCGCTGGTTCACGTTCTTCGACGAGTGGAAGGACACGGCGATGTATGGCCTGCTGGCGCCGGATCTGATTCGCGGGACGACGTAG
- a CDS encoding glutamine--tRNA ligase/YqeY domain fusion protein, producing MDRTETPKGNFLRDIVAADVAAGTYDGRVVTRFPPEPNGYPHIGHAQSICLNFGLAKSFGGVTNLRYDDTNPEAESQEFADALLDAVRWLGFEPNEVLYASDYFEPLYAWAQDLIRKGLAYVDSQDGDAIRAGRGTVTEAGTPSPYRDRPAEESLRLLEEMKNGEHPDGAHVLRAKVDTEFGPMAHPNMKLRDPIMYRIRRDAEHYRRGTEWAIYPLYDWAHGQGDAIEGITHSVCTLEFDVNRPLYDWYLDAIGIPEPRNHQYEFARFNLDYTVMSKRILRRLVEGGHVDGWDDPRMPTIAGLKRRGVRPQALRSFFDGLGVTKVNGSVEIQQLEYALRDDLNAVAPRVMAVLDPVELVIDGIEGTTWIDAPYWPHDVTPPASAPRSRQLPLGATVWIERDDFSADPPKKWKRMAPGRAVRLRHGPVVECLGAETDADDTVTRIRARLADDAKPTGVIHWVDAEHGLPASFRLIERLFTVPDPASEEDPMATLNPDSLVEQIGWVEPSVAEDPMDTRYQFERTGYFWRDPEDSLPGALVFNQIVALKDTWAPKPDAPTPPAARSQTPTTPAGPRDPASALDADQRETYSALLVHGIGEEEAAVLAADTPLRRLAHAIIDAGADPRAAGALVVHDLRRALGDRDLADSQAEADELAAVLALVEDGTLTRNAVGDAVAGLVDAGGTARAVIAARGLAAVRDADALTPAVEAALAENPDEVARYRAGEQKLFGFFVGQAMRRAGKGADPKAVQGLLREKLADA from the coding sequence GTGGACCGCACCGAGACCCCGAAAGGCAACTTCCTCCGCGACATCGTCGCCGCCGACGTGGCGGCGGGCACCTACGACGGCCGCGTCGTGACGCGCTTCCCGCCCGAGCCCAACGGCTACCCCCACATCGGCCACGCGCAGTCGATCTGCCTCAACTTCGGGCTGGCGAAGTCGTTCGGGGGCGTCACCAACCTGCGCTACGACGACACGAACCCCGAGGCCGAAAGCCAGGAGTTCGCCGACGCGCTGCTGGATGCGGTCCGCTGGCTCGGCTTCGAGCCCAACGAGGTGCTCTACGCGTCTGACTACTTCGAGCCGTTGTACGCCTGGGCGCAGGACCTCATCCGCAAGGGGCTCGCGTATGTCGACAGCCAGGACGGCGACGCGATCCGCGCGGGGCGCGGCACGGTCACCGAGGCGGGCACGCCCAGCCCGTACCGCGACCGCCCCGCCGAGGAGTCGCTGCGCCTCCTGGAGGAGATGAAGAACGGCGAGCATCCCGATGGCGCGCACGTGCTCCGGGCGAAGGTGGACACCGAGTTCGGGCCGATGGCGCACCCGAACATGAAGCTCCGCGACCCGATCATGTACCGCATCCGGCGCGACGCGGAGCACTACCGCCGGGGCACCGAGTGGGCCATCTACCCGCTCTACGACTGGGCCCACGGGCAGGGCGACGCCATCGAGGGCATCACGCACTCCGTCTGCACGCTGGAGTTCGACGTCAACCGGCCGCTCTACGACTGGTACCTCGACGCCATCGGCATCCCGGAGCCGCGCAACCACCAGTACGAGTTCGCGCGCTTCAACCTCGACTACACCGTCATGAGCAAGCGCATCCTGCGCCGGCTCGTCGAGGGCGGCCACGTCGACGGCTGGGACGACCCGCGGATGCCGACCATCGCCGGGCTCAAGCGCCGCGGCGTCCGCCCCCAGGCGCTGCGGTCGTTTTTCGACGGGCTGGGCGTGACGAAGGTGAACGGCAGCGTCGAGATCCAGCAGCTGGAGTACGCCCTCCGCGACGACCTCAACGCGGTCGCCCCGCGCGTGATGGCCGTGCTCGACCCGGTGGAGCTGGTCATCGACGGGATCGAGGGCACGACGTGGATCGACGCGCCGTACTGGCCGCACGACGTGACCCCGCCCGCCTCGGCGCCGCGGTCGCGGCAGTTGCCGCTGGGGGCTACGGTGTGGATCGAGCGCGACGACTTCTCCGCCGACCCGCCGAAGAAGTGGAAGCGGATGGCGCCCGGCCGGGCGGTCCGCCTCCGGCACGGCCCCGTCGTCGAGTGCCTCGGCGCCGAGACGGACGCCGACGACACCGTCACGCGCATCCGCGCCCGCCTCGCCGACGACGCGAAGCCGACCGGCGTGATCCACTGGGTCGACGCCGAGCACGGCCTCCCGGCCTCGTTCCGCCTCATCGAGCGCCTCTTCACCGTCCCCGACCCGGCCTCCGAGGAGGACCCGATGGCGACGCTCAACCCGGACTCGCTGGTCGAGCAGATCGGCTGGGTGGAGCCGTCCGTCGCCGAGGACCCGATGGACACGCGCTACCAGTTCGAGCGGACGGGCTACTTCTGGCGCGACCCGGAGGACTCACTGCCGGGCGCGCTCGTGTTCAACCAGATCGTGGCGCTGAAGGACACCTGGGCCCCGAAGCCGGACGCCCCGACACCGCCCGCCGCTCGCTCGCAGACGCCGACGACGCCCGCCGGCCCGCGCGACCCCGCCTCGGCGCTCGACGCGGACCAGCGGGAGACGTACAGCGCCCTTCTCGTTCACGGCATCGGCGAGGAAGAGGCGGCCGTGCTCGCCGCCGACACGCCGCTGCGGCGCCTCGCGCACGCCATCATCGACGCGGGGGCCGATCCCCGGGCCGCCGGCGCGCTCGTCGTCCACGACCTCCGCCGCGCCCTCGGCGACCGCGACCTCGCCGACTCACAGGCCGAGGCGGACGAACTGGCGGCCGTGCTCGCCCTCGTCGAGGACGGCACGCTGACGCGCAACGCCGTCGGCGATGCCGTCGCCGGGCTGGTGGACGCGGGCGGCACGGCGCGAGCGGTCATCGCCGCCCGCGGCCTCGCCGCCGTCCGCGACGCCGACGCGCTGACGCCCGCTGTGGAGGCCGCCCTGGCCGAGAACCCCGACGAGGTGGCGCGCTACCGCGCGGGCGAGCAGAAGCTGTTCGGCTTCTTCGTCGGGCAGGCGATGCGGCGGGCGGGCAAGGGGGCCGACCCGAAGGCGGTGCAGGGTCTGCTGCGGGAGAAGCTGGCGGACGCATGA
- a CDS encoding GNAT family N-acetyltransferase, producing MTVRDVSPADLPPLRDLAERAFRSAFAAQNDPADLDAYVRDAFDPARLGGEVADPATQYMVAESDGTLVGYATLRDSEVEDCVTGPSPLEIQRIYAAPEAIGQGVGTALMRACLDRARRQGFETVWLGVWEENARAIAFYERWGFRVVGSHVFRLGSDDQTDLILERPVGSAA from the coding sequence ATGACCGTCCGCGACGTCTCCCCCGCCGACCTCCCCCCGCTCCGGGACCTTGCCGAGCGTGCGTTCCGGTCCGCCTTCGCCGCCCAGAACGACCCCGCCGACCTGGACGCCTACGTCCGCGACGCCTTCGACCCTGCCCGCCTGGGCGGCGAGGTGGCAGACCCGGCGACCCAGTACATGGTGGCCGAGAGTGACGGCACCCTCGTGGGCTACGCCACCCTCCGCGACAGCGAAGTCGAGGACTGCGTGACCGGGCCGAGCCCCCTGGAGATCCAGCGCATCTACGCAGCCCCCGAGGCCATCGGCCAGGGCGTCGGCACGGCGCTGATGCGCGCGTGCCTGGACCGGGCGCGGAGGCAGGGCTTTGAGACCGTCTGGCTGGGCGTCTGGGAAGAGAACGCGCGGGCCATCGCGTTCTACGAGCGCTGGGGGTTTCGGGTGGTCGGCTCGCACGTCTTCCGGCTCGGGAGCGACGACCAGACGGACCTCATCCTGGAGCGGCCTGTCGGCTCGGCAGCGTAG
- a CDS encoding putative quinol monooxygenase has translation MATEQKALLARLHAKPGKEDEVAAFLTSALPLAQQEDATIRWYALRLDDTTFGIFDTFADDAGRQAHLDGDIAAALMENAEALLDRPPVIEQVDLLAAK, from the coding sequence ATGGCCACCGAACAAAAAGCCCTCCTCGCCCGCCTCCACGCCAAGCCCGGCAAGGAAGATGAGGTGGCTGCGTTCCTCACGAGCGCGCTCCCGCTCGCTCAGCAGGAGGATGCCACCATCCGGTGGTACGCCCTCCGCCTCGACGACACCACCTTCGGCATTTTCGACACCTTCGCCGACGACGCCGGTCGTCAGGCTCACCTCGACGGCGACATCGCCGCCGCGCTCATGGAGAACGCCGAGGCCCTCCTCGACCGTCCGCCCGTGATCGAGCAGGTCGACCTGCTGGCAGCCAAGTAG
- the gltX gene encoding glutamate--tRNA ligase → MSAPVRVRFAPSPTGLLHIGGLRTALTNYLLARQTGGTFVLRIEDTDRSRFVPEAEQDILDGLAWAGLTVDEGPTQGGDLGPYRQSERRDLYADAAQALLDGGHAYVAFDTPDEIEAMKERHRSKENPSPRYDLATRGEMTNSLTLSADEVAERLARGDEHVVRLLVPEGETITFTDRVRGEVAFETTEVDDQVLVKSDGMPTYHLANVVDDHAMGITDVIRGEEWLSSVPKHLLMYRALGWEAPRLAHLPLILSPTGGKLSKRSADRLGIPVSVVQYREAGFEPEAVVNFLALLGWNPGTEQELFTLDELVAAFDVERIGKSGVQFAMDKLEWFNGQHLRRLSAEQIAERARPAVQAAVGPVDDAALVEAAGLMRERLTRASDLAEATYLFQDPQSFDEAGLKKRWKDDSAALVAAYADRLEADADFSVESTEAVMRQLAEDEGAGFGRIVHPVRLAATGTSVGAGLFETLVVIGKEATVRRLRHAASVLG, encoded by the coding sequence ATGTCTGCCCCCGTCCGCGTCCGCTTCGCGCCCTCGCCCACCGGCCTCCTCCACATCGGCGGCCTGCGGACGGCGCTCACCAACTACCTGCTGGCCCGCCAGACCGGCGGCACGTTCGTCCTCCGGATCGAGGACACCGACCGCTCTCGCTTCGTGCCCGAGGCCGAGCAGGACATCCTCGACGGTCTCGCCTGGGCCGGCCTGACCGTCGATGAGGGGCCGACGCAGGGCGGAGACCTCGGGCCGTACCGCCAGTCGGAGCGCCGCGACCTCTACGCCGACGCGGCACAGGCGCTGCTCGACGGCGGACACGCGTATGTCGCCTTCGACACGCCGGACGAGATCGAGGCGATGAAGGAGCGCCACCGCTCGAAGGAAAACCCCAGCCCCCGCTACGACCTCGCCACGCGCGGCGAGATGACCAACTCGCTGACGCTGTCGGCCGACGAGGTCGCCGAGCGGCTCGCGCGGGGCGACGAGCACGTCGTGCGCCTGCTCGTGCCGGAGGGCGAGACGATCACGTTCACCGACCGTGTCCGCGGCGAGGTCGCCTTCGAGACCACCGAGGTGGACGACCAGGTGCTCGTCAAGAGCGACGGCATGCCGACGTACCACCTCGCCAACGTCGTGGACGACCACGCGATGGGCATCACCGACGTGATTCGTGGTGAGGAGTGGCTGTCATCCGTCCCCAAGCACCTGCTCATGTACCGCGCGCTCGGCTGGGAGGCGCCCCGGCTGGCGCACCTGCCGCTGATCCTGTCGCCCACCGGCGGCAAGCTCTCGAAGCGCTCCGCCGACCGCCTCGGCATCCCCGTGAGCGTGGTCCAGTACCGCGAGGCGGGCTTCGAGCCCGAGGCGGTGGTCAACTTCCTGGCGCTGCTGGGCTGGAACCCCGGCACCGAGCAGGAGCTGTTCACGCTCGACGAACTGGTGGCGGCGTTCGACGTTGAGCGGATCGGCAAGAGCGGCGTCCAGTTCGCGATGGATAAGCTGGAGTGGTTCAACGGCCAGCACCTGCGGCGGCTCTCGGCGGAGCAGATCGCTGAGCGCGCTCGCCCGGCCGTCCAGGCCGCCGTCGGCCCCGTCGACGACGCGGCGCTGGTCGAGGCCGCAGGCCTGATGCGCGAGCGCCTCACGCGCGCCTCGGATCTCGCCGAGGCGACCTACCTCTTCCAGGATCCCCAGTCGTTTGACGAGGCGGGCCTCAAGAAGCGCTGGAAGGACGACAGCGCGGCGCTCGTGGCCGCCTACGCCGACCGCCTGGAGGCCGACGCCGACTTCTCGGTCGAGAGCACCGAGGCGGTCATGCGCCAGCTCGCCGAGGACGAGGGGGCAGGCTTCGGCCGGATCGTCCACCCGGTCCGCCTCGCGGCCACGGGCACCTCGGTCGGCGCCGGGCTGTTCGAGACGCTCGTCGTGATCGGGAAGGAGGCCACGGTGCGTCGCCTCCGCCACGCCGCGAGCGTGCTCGGGTAG
- a CDS encoding anti-sigma factor, producing the protein MLSFCTDDEAEMRLNEYVDGELDPAEQPALFGHLAACAGCRHQFDALLAFRLAARQEPLAVPASADAALFARLDKQRRLSRRAPDRRAQRSAVGHALRRRVSLGALLAVAGMAVWVGSVLAPTPAPPAQEERVVEAVLSDGALYLIDPGVTVEAPRSAH; encoded by the coding sequence ATGCTTTCCTTCTGCACCGACGACGAGGCCGAGATGCGGCTCAACGAATACGTCGACGGTGAACTCGACCCCGCCGAGCAGCCCGCGCTGTTCGGCCACCTCGCGGCGTGTGCCGGTTGCCGCCACCAGTTCGACGCGCTGCTGGCCTTCCGGCTGGCCGCGCGTCAGGAGCCGCTCGCCGTGCCCGCCTCGGCGGATGCGGCGCTGTTCGCGCGCCTCGACAAGCAGCGCCGCCTGTCGCGCCGGGCGCCAGACCGCCGCGCCCAGCGCTCGGCGGTGGGCCACGCGCTGCGGCGGCGCGTGTCGCTCGGCGCCCTGCTGGCTGTCGCCGGGATGGCCGTCTGGGTGGGCTCCGTCCTCGCGCCGACGCCCGCGCCTCCGGCTCAGGAGGAGCGCGTCGTGGAGGCCGTGCTGTCGGACGGCGCGTTGTACCTCATCGACCCCGGCGTGACGGTCGAGGCGCCGCGCTCGGCTCACTAG
- a CDS encoding RNA polymerase sigma factor yields MPPDDPALIDAFRQGDEFAFVTLYDRYKGAVYAYCAKMLLDRAQAEDLLQETFARAYEHRERLLSSTSFKAWLFTIARNQCLNVLRKRGREVGFAEDAPEPPSHGATPFANLLKSEQTALVTKTLGQLSPSYREVIVLREYQNLSYDEIASVTKSTVSAVKSRLFKARRQIGVLLRPWLHPDEAPGPAVPALAAQPARSL; encoded by the coding sequence ATGCCGCCCGACGACCCCGCCCTGATCGACGCGTTCCGCCAGGGCGACGAGTTCGCCTTCGTCACGCTCTACGACCGGTACAAAGGGGCCGTCTACGCCTACTGCGCCAAGATGCTGCTCGACCGCGCCCAGGCCGAGGACCTCCTCCAGGAAACCTTCGCGCGTGCCTACGAGCACCGGGAGCGGCTCCTCAGCTCGACGTCGTTCAAGGCGTGGCTCTTCACCATCGCGCGCAACCAGTGCCTCAACGTGCTCCGGAAGCGCGGGCGAGAGGTGGGGTTCGCCGAGGACGCGCCCGAGCCCCCGTCGCACGGCGCGACGCCGTTCGCCAACCTGCTCAAGAGCGAGCAGACGGCCCTCGTCACCAAAACGCTCGGCCAGCTCTCGCCGTCCTACCGCGAGGTGATCGTGCTCCGCGAGTACCAGAACCTCAGCTACGACGAGATCGCCTCGGTGACCAAGTCGACGGTGTCGGCGGTCAAGAGCCGTCTCTTCAAGGCCCGCCGCCAGATCGGGGTCCTGCTTCGGCCCTGGCTCCACCCGGACGAGGCGCCGGGGCCTGCCGTCCCCGCGCTCGCCGCACAGCCTGCGCGCTCCCTATGA